The Macellibacteroides fermentans genome includes the window TATTTGAGTCCGGTGGTCTTGTCCACCTTTCGACTATACACTCTTCTGGCAGCCATGTTATCCTTGGCCCTAGTCACGAAGAACGCGCGTTGTTCGTGGATGATAGTGTAGAACCGAAAGAAATCGACATAACCTTTGTCCATTACATAAATGGCACCAGGCTCGACTACGATATGTTCCATTACATTGACGTCGTGGCATAAACCATCCGTCAAATGTACAAATGTGGGTATGGAGCCCCGCAAGTCCAGCAACGTGTGCATTTTAACAGCACCTTTGTTTTTGCGAAACTTCGCCCATGGAAAAAGACTTAAGCACAAGTCGATGGTGCTGCTGTCCAAGGCGTACACCATGTTTTTGACATCAAGCTTGAACTCGTTATCCTTTTCATAAAGGTGTCGAGCCTCCTTGATCAGAACTTGTGCGTAGTCTGCATAAATTCGCCAATCCCGACTTTCGTTGGCCTCTGCCAATGTGGATTTAGGAACCGGCTGCTTTATGCCTGAATGATATAATTTATTGGAAAACGCTGTCAAGCAAGATTCGATGTCACGTAAACTTTCCCTATAGGTAAGTTGAGCAAAACCCATCACATAAAAGTGTTCCTTACAGGTAAAGTTCCTTACGCGATGGTTACCCTTGTACTTTTCAACACACTTGTTGAATTCATAAGTCGGTAAAAATGACATCAGTTGCGCGAAAACGGTTTTCCCTATATTCATGATTTACGGTATTTTTCGTAAATCTAGGTAATTTCCAATATTTTCAAATCGAAAAATTAAAGAACGTATTTGAAAGCCTTTATCAATGCGGGTTTCAGGAGTTTGTTAAAGTCCTTAACCGGACACTAGTGATCTAATATGATGATTTGGGATAGAAGGGAAATGCAGTTGCATGAGACTGGTTATACTGAAGATAATTATCCCGGAATTAAAATCAAGGGTACTGAATGTCAGGATGCACAGGGAGGTTTTATCAATAAGGATGGTAAGTTCTATAGTGAGGACCGTATTGATAAAAAGTGCTATTTCTTTGCAGATGTTGAAGGTGAATACGATGCATATACAATGCCTTATATGGTGAATGGAGGAAAGAATTCATACTTTACAAAAATTTGTACTGAAGATGTTACCAAGATTATTAATGTACCTGTATTGAAAAACGCTGGTAGTGCTGTAACGTTGTGTCTGAAGAATCTTGCCTTTGGCGCAATTACAAACACAGGGAGACTTCATCAGCAATTGTGGCATGAAAC containing:
- a CDS encoding IS4 family transposase — encoded protein: MNIGKTVFAQLMSFLPTYEFNKCVEKYKGNHRVRNFTCKEHFYVMGFAQLTYRESLRDIESCLTAFSNKLYHSGIKQPVPKSTLAEANESRDWRIYADYAQVLIKEARHLYEKDNEFKLDVKNMVYALDSSTIDLCLSLFPWAKFRKNKGAVKMHTLLDLRGSIPTFVHLTDGLCHDVNVMEHIVVEPGAIYVMDKGYVDFFRFYTIIHEQRAFFVTRAKDNMAARRVYSRKVDKTTGLKYDQSIKLTGFYIKKDYPDYLRRIKYQDAETGKIYVFLTNNLELPAFTIAQLYKERWKIELFFKWIKQHLRIKAFYGTSRNAVYTQIWIAICMYLLVSIVKKKMKLEPPLYTLLQIFSLTLFEKMPINELFINTNYNLTSPNSSNQLNIW
- a CDS encoding DUF362 domain-containing protein; this translates as MMIWDRREMQLHETGYTEDNYPGIKIKGTECQDAQGGFINKDGKFYSEDRIDKKCYFFADVEGEYDAYTMPYMVNGGKNSYFTKICTEDVTKIINVPVLKNAGSAVTLCLKNLAFGAITNTGRLHQQLWHETCAYACAFSPLRDKVVLNIVDGLIGCFDGGPSANPQFMCNYNTLLVGSDPVAVDRIGHDIVIAKRIEEGIQVKDKPEAIRFMHLAEELKLGIADRNNISLTEFNV